The Virgibacillus phasianinus genome includes a window with the following:
- the moaA gene encoding GTP 3',8-cyclase MoaA, protein MNQEISQVSDHFGRQLRDLRISVIDKCNFRCTYCMPKEIFGDDHMFLPESELLSFDEITRVAEQFAKLGVEKIRITGGEPLLRKNLDKLIARLNNIHGIRDIALTTNGVFLPRKAQKLKESGLQRVNISLDAIEDNVFKETNGRGVVTLPVIKGIEAAQKAGLKVKINMVVKKGMNDSQILPMARYFKGKDIILRYIEFMDVGNHNGWDMNNVISKKQIIDRIKEEMAIVPAEENYYGEVATRYKYADGDGEIGVISSVTDSFCSSCTRIRLSADGKLYTCLFASDGYDLRKDLRSEISDQVLANNLKAIWGRRADRYSDDRAALKNTNRKKIEMSYIGG, encoded by the coding sequence GTGAATCAAGAAATTAGTCAAGTGTCAGACCATTTCGGAAGACAACTAAGGGATCTTAGAATTTCCGTGATCGATAAATGTAACTTTAGATGCACATATTGTATGCCAAAGGAAATTTTCGGAGATGACCATATGTTTTTGCCTGAAAGCGAATTATTAAGCTTCGATGAAATTACGCGCGTGGCAGAACAATTTGCTAAACTAGGTGTGGAGAAAATCCGGATTACAGGCGGAGAACCATTATTGCGAAAGAACTTGGACAAACTGATTGCACGATTAAATAACATTCATGGCATTCGGGATATTGCACTGACAACAAATGGTGTGTTTTTGCCAAGAAAAGCACAAAAGTTAAAAGAATCCGGCCTGCAGCGGGTAAATATTAGCTTAGACGCAATTGAAGATAATGTTTTTAAAGAGACAAATGGCAGAGGTGTTGTAACTCTTCCAGTAATAAAAGGAATTGAAGCAGCACAAAAAGCGGGGCTTAAGGTGAAAATAAATATGGTTGTAAAAAAAGGTATGAACGATAGCCAAATTCTGCCTATGGCTCGGTATTTTAAAGGAAAAGATATTATTTTACGTTATATTGAATTTATGGATGTTGGAAACCACAATGGCTGGGATATGAATAATGTGATTTCAAAGAAACAAATTATTGATAGAATTAAAGAAGAAATGGCGATTGTTCCAGCAGAAGAAAATTATTATGGTGAAGTAGCTACAAGGTACAAATATGCAGATGGCGATGGAGAAATTGGTGTTATATCTTCAGTGACGGATTCATTTTGCAGCAGTTGCACACGAATCAGACTATCGGCGGACGGTAAGCTTTATACATGTCTGTTTGCCTCAGATGGTTATGATTTACGAAAGGATTTAAGGTCAGAAATCTCGGATCAAGTATTGGCGAATAATTTAAAAGCTATTTGGGGCAGACGAGCTGACCGGTATTCGGACGATCGAGCAGCATTAAAAAACACAAACAGAAAGAAAATCGAGATGAGTTATATTGGCGGATAG
- the glp gene encoding gephyrin-like molybdotransferase Glp has product MVEKRKPMPVDQAIAKVMEFRKAGGTEVVSIDRCDGRRLAEPLYTTNPVPSFNKSPYDGFALRSCDTEQASRNNPVEFEIVEHVGAGHVPEKKLEEYQATRIMTGAQIPDGADCVAMFEICSEIKRNGKDFISLKRTMESGQNVVKKASEIGEGKELVRKGSLINPGVKALLATFGYQTVHVMKKPIVGIFATGSELLDVDAELEPGKIRNSNAYMIMSQIKRAGGDPHYFGKLDDELESSFQAIAESIDKVDFLITTGGVSVGDFDLMPAIYEKLHATVLFNKVAMRPGSVTTVTALQDKLLFGLSGNPSACYVGFELFVRPILQTFLMNDTPLLKRSKAILTDDFPKPNPFTRFVRGILSIEDGQVRVSPAGIDKSNVVTSLAFTNGLMVLPGGTRGYNKGAIVDVLWLDQMEGQTTF; this is encoded by the coding sequence ATGGTGGAGAAACGAAAGCCTATGCCAGTAGATCAAGCAATCGCTAAAGTAATGGAATTTCGTAAGGCTGGGGGAACGGAAGTTGTGTCAATTGATAGATGTGATGGTAGAAGATTGGCGGAACCGCTATACACAACGAATCCTGTCCCGTCATTTAATAAGTCTCCTTATGATGGCTTTGCTCTTCGCTCATGCGATACGGAACAGGCATCCAGAAATAATCCGGTTGAATTTGAAATTGTCGAGCATGTGGGGGCAGGCCATGTACCTGAAAAAAAGCTGGAAGAATATCAGGCAACGCGTATTATGACAGGAGCACAAATACCTGACGGTGCTGATTGTGTTGCCATGTTTGAAATATGCAGTGAAATAAAACGGAATGGGAAGGATTTCATTTCGCTCAAACGCACCATGGAATCCGGGCAGAATGTTGTGAAAAAGGCTTCTGAAATAGGTGAGGGAAAAGAACTTGTAAGGAAAGGATCACTCATCAATCCAGGAGTAAAAGCATTACTGGCTACGTTTGGCTATCAGACAGTACACGTAATGAAAAAGCCGATTGTAGGTATCTTTGCAACCGGATCGGAATTGCTTGATGTGGATGCAGAACTTGAGCCAGGTAAAATCCGTAATTCCAATGCCTACATGATTATGTCCCAAATAAAACGGGCTGGTGGCGATCCGCATTATTTTGGAAAATTGGACGATGAACTGGAATCCAGCTTTCAAGCCATTGCAGAGTCAATCGATAAAGTGGATTTTCTTATTACAACTGGAGGTGTATCAGTTGGAGACTTTGATCTAATGCCGGCAATATATGAAAAGTTACATGCTACTGTCTTATTTAATAAGGTTGCCATGCGTCCCGGAAGTGTCACAACGGTGACGGCATTACAGGATAAACTGCTATTTGGCTTATCGGGTAATCCATCAGCCTGCTATGTAGGGTTTGAGTTATTTGTACGGCCCATTTTACAAACCTTTTTAATGAATGACACACCATTATTAAAAAGGTCGAAAGCTATATTAACGGACGATTTTCCAAAGCCTAACCCGTTCACTCGATTTGTTCGTGGTATCCTATCCATTGAAGATGGCCAGGTCCGCGTCTCACCGGCAGGTATCGATAAATCAAACGTTGTTACTTCGCTAGCATTTACAAATGGTTTGATGGTATTACCGGGTGGAACGAGGGGGTATAACAAAGGTGCAATAGTTGATGTTCTATGGCTTGATCAAATGGAAGGCCAGACAACCTTTTAA
- a CDS encoding DUF1657 domain-containing protein, giving the protein MTVSSQVKQTIAGLKSAQASFEQFALQTQNKQAKQVYEGAAQQTNAILQSVEPRMQEIEQEEPQYKNV; this is encoded by the coding sequence ATGACTGTTTCAAGTCAAGTGAAGCAAACAATTGCCGGATTAAAAAGCGCACAGGCTAGTTTTGAACAATTTGCATTACAAACACAGAACAAACAAGCAAAACAAGTATACGAAGGGGCAGCACAACAAACAAATGCAATTTTGCAAAGTGTTGAACCACGTATGCAGGAAATCGAACAGGAAGAACCACAATATAAGAATGTTTAG
- the spoVAC gene encoding stage V sporulation protein AC: protein MADKKKKNLPPSSQEYQAFQQQREVKRPIFKNCVKAFLVGGFICFIGQVISTIYIYFFDFTDQTVGNPTVATLIFITMLLTGFGVYDRIGQFAGAGSAVPVTGFGNAVISSCIEHRTEGFVLGVGSNMFKLAGSVVLFGVFSAFVVAIIKTILTQWGGF from the coding sequence ATGGCTGATAAAAAAAAGAAAAACTTACCACCTAGTTCACAAGAATATCAAGCATTCCAGCAACAACGTGAGGTGAAAAGGCCAATTTTCAAAAACTGTGTAAAAGCCTTTTTAGTGGGTGGATTTATCTGTTTTATTGGTCAAGTGATTTCAACCATTTACATTTACTTTTTTGATTTCACAGACCAAACGGTTGGAAATCCTACTGTTGCGACATTAATATTTATCACGATGTTGTTAACCGGTTTTGGCGTTTACGACCGAATTGGTCAATTCGCCGGTGCTGGTTCCGCTGTGCCTGTAACTGGATTTGGTAATGCTGTTATTTCATCATGTATCGAGCATCGCACAGAGGGTTTTGTATTAGGTGTCGGATCAAATATGTTTAAGCTTGCGGGGTCTGTTGTTTTATTCGGTGTGTTTTCTGCATTCGTCGTAGCAATAATCAAAACAATATTAACTCAATGGGGGGGATTCTAG
- the spoVAD gene encoding stage V sporulation protein AD, with product MLVGHRTWVYENKPVIISTGTVGGPFEANGNIPNDFDILHDNMWLKQDSFEKSQQKMMEEACQVAVKNSSIQKEQVQFFIGGDLINQITPTSFTAKTLDIPYFGLFSACATSMESLALSAFLINGNGADYILSGSASHNAAVEKQFRYPTEYGGQKPPTAQWTVTGAGCALVAKEGKGPVITSATIGKVVDMGMSDPFNMGGAMAPAAVDTLETHLRERNVEPSYYDLIITGDLGHIGRHVSLDLLKKEGIPISEDQYVDCGLTIYREGQPVLAGGSGAACSSVVTYGHFLNQMKQGLINRILVIATGALHSTLSVQQKDPIPCIAHAVSIETGSDMS from the coding sequence ATGTTAGTTGGGCATCGAACATGGGTTTATGAGAATAAACCTGTCATTATTTCCACAGGTACTGTTGGTGGGCCATTTGAAGCAAATGGAAATATCCCTAACGACTTTGATATTTTGCATGATAACATGTGGCTGAAACAAGATTCGTTTGAGAAATCCCAACAAAAGATGATGGAGGAAGCCTGTCAAGTCGCTGTTAAAAACAGTTCCATTCAAAAAGAACAGGTACAATTTTTTATCGGCGGCGATCTTATTAATCAAATTACACCAACAAGCTTCACGGCAAAAACGCTTGACATCCCCTATTTTGGTTTATTTAGTGCATGTGCTACTTCAATGGAAAGTCTGGCATTATCGGCCTTCTTAATTAATGGGAACGGTGCCGACTACATTTTAAGTGGAAGTGCAAGCCATAATGCAGCGGTAGAAAAGCAGTTTCGTTATCCTACTGAGTATGGTGGGCAAAAACCCCCGACAGCACAATGGACAGTAACAGGTGCAGGCTGCGCATTAGTAGCAAAGGAAGGTAAAGGACCTGTTATCACATCAGCTACTATCGGCAAAGTGGTCGACATGGGTATGTCAGATCCTTTTAATATGGGTGGTGCAATGGCTCCTGCTGCTGTAGATACACTAGAAACCCATCTGAGAGAACGAAATGTGGAACCCTCCTATTATGATTTAATTATCACTGGTGATTTAGGTCATATTGGAAGGCACGTGTCCCTGGATTTGCTAAAAAAAGAAGGAATCCCCATATCCGAAGACCAATACGTGGATTGCGGACTTACCATTTACCGTGAGGGACAGCCTGTTTTAGCAGGAGGAAGTGGTGCTGCATGCTCATCAGTAGTCACATATGGGCATTTTTTAAACCAAATGAAACAAGGACTTATCAATCGAATCCTGGTAATTGCGACAGGTGCTTTACATTCTACATTAAGCGTTCAGCAAAAGGATCCAATTCCTTGCATTGCTCACGCAGTCTCCATTGAAACAGGAAGTGATATGTCATGA
- the spoVAE gene encoding stage V sporulation protein AE has protein sequence MIFFWAFVIGGIICVIGQIMFDVFKLTPGHTLSILVVVGAILDGFGLYEPLIDFAGAGASVPITSFGNSLVHGAMAEAEKHGLIGVVTGMFEVTSSGISAAIIFGMIGAIIFRPKG, from the coding sequence ATGATTTTTTTCTGGGCGTTTGTAATAGGCGGGATAATATGTGTTATTGGTCAAATAATGTTTGATGTGTTTAAGCTAACCCCAGGTCATACGTTAAGTATCCTAGTAGTTGTTGGAGCTATTCTCGATGGCTTTGGCCTTTACGAACCATTGATTGATTTTGCGGGTGCAGGTGCAAGTGTACCAATTACGAGCTTCGGTAACTCCTTAGTACATGGTGCTATGGCTGAAGCAGAAAAACATGGGCTAATAGGTGTTGTTACGGGAATGTTTGAAGTGACCAGTTCAGGTATTTCTGCAGCTATCATTTTTGGAATGATTGGCGCCATTATTTTTAGACCTAAAGGTTAA
- a CDS encoding DUF1657 domain-containing protein, with product MTIGSQVKSCFSSLKSAEATLSILASKAQDQNTKQVYEETKMIIDEVKKDLQKQVIYLTKEEPQYKS from the coding sequence ATGACAATTGGATCACAGGTGAAAAGCTGCTTTTCTTCTTTAAAGAGTGCTGAAGCAACGTTAAGCATCCTGGCAAGTAAAGCACAGGATCAAAACACAAAACAAGTATATGAGGAAACAAAAATGATTATTGATGAGGTAAAAAAGGATTTACAAAAACAGGTTATTTACCTTACCAAAGAAGAACCACAATACAAAAGCTAA
- a CDS encoding DUF421 domain-containing protein produces MPEWINIIIRSLILLVILFFITKWLGKKQLSEMNIFEYITGIVIGSIVAMFAADIETNISHGLAALFIWFAIPLLVEFISQKSKTFRNLTQGKSTIFIQDGKIMEDNLKKEHYSSDDLLEKLRDDQIFKVADVEFAVLEPSGNLNILPKKENRPLTAKDLGINSPTDKEPQTVIMDGKVILEPLANLSLNTNWLETELDKMDISIENVFLGQADTDGQLTVDLYDDKISVPSPSEKPLLLASLKKCQADLELFALATENQTAKQLYQTNSQKLQKAIDLVSPNLK; encoded by the coding sequence ATGCCGGAATGGATTAATATCATCATAAGATCTTTAATCTTACTAGTTATACTTTTTTTCATCACAAAATGGCTGGGTAAGAAACAACTCTCTGAAATGAATATCTTTGAATATATAACCGGTATCGTTATCGGTAGTATTGTTGCTATGTTTGCAGCGGATATAGAAACAAACATCTCCCATGGATTGGCAGCGTTGTTTATATGGTTTGCTATTCCATTATTGGTTGAATTTATTTCTCAAAAAAGCAAGACATTCCGAAACCTGACGCAGGGAAAGTCAACTATTTTCATTCAAGACGGCAAAATTATGGAAGATAATCTAAAAAAGGAACATTATTCTTCCGATGATTTACTTGAGAAATTGCGTGATGACCAAATTTTTAAAGTAGCAGATGTTGAGTTCGCTGTCCTTGAGCCATCTGGCAATTTGAATATTTTACCTAAAAAGGAGAACAGACCGTTAACAGCAAAGGATTTGGGTATCAATTCACCAACAGACAAGGAACCTCAAACCGTGATAATGGACGGGAAAGTAATATTGGAACCCCTGGCAAACCTTTCGCTTAACACAAATTGGCTGGAAACAGAACTCGATAAAATGGATATCAGTATTGAAAATGTGTTCCTAGGTCAAGCCGATACAGACGGGCAGCTTACCGTCGATTTATACGATGACAAAATTTCGGTTCCCTCCCCTTCTGAAAAGCCTTTACTTCTGGCAAGCTTAAAAAAATGCCAAGCTGATTTGGAACTCTTTGCATTAGCTACCGAAAATCAAACTGCAAAACAACTGTATCAAACCAATAGTCAGAAATTGCAAAAGGCAATTGACCTTGTGTCGCCCAATCTAAAATAG
- a CDS encoding spore germination protein yields the protein MLNKLMKKYIYKDVDKLYKEQSSKDDIELKQQEIDPNLEKTVKIFKSIYSYPDNKDVKFRDLIIAGINKKATMLYINTITNTDVVEEQVISPLLLNQDSSKKINDIISIQSISTNQKIEDILSEVNKGNAALFVDGIDHAFIISASNFQGRGIEKAENEISLIGSKEAFNEKVMTNISLIRKKIKNENLVFESTTVSKRSKNDLFFVYVKDLVNDDLLRNVKDRVNAIDVDSVQNLAILEQIIEGKKFSIFPTILNTERPDRAATFLENGYIVLLMDNSPASLVLPATFWSFFHTAEDSYLRIFYGNFTRVLRMLAIFIAIFSSAIYVAVTTFHAEMVPPDLLLAIASTREKVPLPALIEVLVLELAFELIREAGLRVPSTIGPTIGIVGALILGQAAVQANIVSPIVVIVVALGGLSSFAVGNIGLNFAVRLSRFIFIFAAGLFGIYGITAAFVLGMFYMVSLKSFGVPYLSPMTPKYLSSGDTILRRMIKNELFRPGYLKPKDMKKKREN from the coding sequence ATGCTTAATAAACTAATGAAGAAGTATATATACAAGGATGTTGATAAGCTTTATAAAGAACAATCTTCGAAGGATGATATTGAACTAAAACAACAGGAAATTGACCCTAATCTAGAAAAAACAGTTAAAATATTTAAATCTATATATTCATATCCGGATAATAAAGATGTCAAATTTCGTGATCTAATAATCGCAGGAATTAATAAGAAAGCTACTATGCTTTATATTAATACCATTACAAATACAGATGTCGTCGAGGAACAAGTAATTAGCCCTTTATTACTTAATCAGGATTCATCAAAAAAAATAAACGATATAATATCCATTCAATCTATCTCAACTAACCAAAAGATTGAGGACATATTATCAGAGGTTAACAAGGGGAATGCTGCTCTATTCGTGGATGGTATCGATCATGCATTTATAATTAGCGCATCTAATTTCCAAGGCAGAGGTATTGAGAAGGCAGAAAATGAGATATCACTGATAGGATCAAAAGAGGCATTCAATGAAAAAGTAATGACAAACATTTCACTCATTCGGAAAAAAATAAAGAACGAGAATCTTGTTTTTGAATCGACTACAGTTTCTAAGCGGTCTAAAAATGATTTGTTTTTTGTCTACGTAAAAGACCTGGTTAATGATGATTTGCTTAGAAATGTGAAGGACCGAGTAAATGCAATAGATGTTGATTCTGTTCAAAACCTGGCAATACTTGAACAAATTATTGAGGGGAAAAAATTCTCTATATTTCCAACAATTCTAAATACGGAACGACCAGATCGCGCTGCTACCTTTTTAGAAAATGGTTATATTGTCTTGCTAATGGACAATTCTCCAGCATCACTCGTTCTCCCTGCGACGTTTTGGTCCTTTTTTCATACTGCTGAGGATTCGTATTTGCGTATTTTTTATGGAAATTTCACCAGAGTTTTACGCATGCTAGCAATATTTATTGCAATATTTTCTTCAGCCATCTATGTTGCTGTAACAACTTTCCATGCCGAGATGGTACCACCTGATTTATTGCTGGCAATTGCTTCAACTCGGGAAAAAGTACCACTACCAGCCTTAATAGAAGTGTTGGTATTGGAACTTGCTTTCGAACTGATTCGGGAAGCCGGACTACGTGTTCCGTCCACAATAGGTCCAACAATTGGAATTGTTGGTGCATTAATCTTAGGTCAAGCCGCTGTCCAAGCAAACATTGTTAGTCCAATCGTTGTAATTGTGGTTGCTTTAGGAGGATTAAGCTCTTTTGCAGTCGGTAATATAGGTTTGAACTTTGCTGTTCGACTATCTCGTTTTATCTTTATTTTTGCAGCTGGATTATTTGGCATCTATGGGATTACTGCAGCATTTGTTCTGGGAATGTTTTATATGGTTTCTCTTAAATCATTCGGTGTACCGTATCTATCCCCCATGACCCCAAAATACTTATCTTCCGGGGATACCATTTTAAGACGAATGATAAAGAATGAGTTATTTCGACCTGGCTATTTAAAACCAAAGGATATGAAAAAGAAACGGGAGAACTAA
- a CDS encoding GerAB/ArcD/ProY family transporter — MEKSTGKIGIKEYIAIILLTIGTKLADDLPSIIYNSLYNAAWMMPIISGILVIIPLYLLIKTMMYYKEKSLLEIVVHLLGKYLGFIVIFALWIVGSITIIIDTAIYTDIIGTMYFSRTPTIILYFVLVGVCAYGAKRGIEQIGSVARALLPYIKISILIALILTMIQGNLDFLFPFFGPGEWTVIKESSLRLSIYGDILYLSLLTPYIRNANDFKKGTWIAFVILVAELTIAFFAYLLLFDFESVRMLSYPFHEVIRYINFGFLTNVETFFFPFWLIATFVRFAVYFYLNGILFGRLFRIKDFEHVIPSLATLFLLLGMILENNPIALTHVRDYLLIFVTPIFFGLPCILWIVAKLKGDYKNEKT, encoded by the coding sequence ATGGAAAAAAGCACCGGTAAAATTGGAATCAAGGAATATATTGCGATTATTTTACTGACAATCGGCACAAAGCTTGCGGATGATTTACCATCGATTATTTATAATTCATTATATAATGCTGCCTGGATGATGCCGATCATTAGTGGGATACTCGTCATTATTCCACTATATCTTCTCATCAAAACAATGATGTATTACAAAGAAAAAAGTTTGTTGGAAATCGTGGTCCACCTCCTCGGAAAATACCTTGGATTTATCGTTATTTTTGCATTATGGATAGTTGGTTCCATAACAATTATTATTGATACGGCAATTTATACAGATATCATCGGGACCATGTATTTTTCAAGGACACCTACTATAATCTTATATTTTGTGTTAGTAGGAGTCTGTGCATACGGTGCTAAACGTGGTATAGAGCAAATTGGTTCAGTTGCCAGAGCCTTACTACCTTATATCAAGATTTCCATACTAATTGCTCTAATTTTAACGATGATTCAGGGAAATCTTGATTTTTTGTTCCCATTCTTCGGCCCTGGTGAGTGGACAGTTATAAAAGAAAGTTCATTACGACTTTCTATCTATGGAGACATCCTTTATCTAAGTCTCCTTACCCCATACATTCGGAATGCGAATGATTTTAAAAAAGGAACCTGGATCGCTTTTGTGATACTTGTAGCGGAATTAACCATTGCCTTTTTCGCGTACCTTCTGCTATTTGATTTTGAATCTGTACGAATGCTTAGTTATCCCTTTCATGAGGTTATTCGTTATATTAATTTTGGTTTTTTAACGAATGTGGAAACATTTTTCTTTCCATTTTGGTTAATTGCCACATTTGTTCGGTTTGCGGTTTATTTTTATTTAAATGGAATTTTGTTCGGTAGACTTTTTAGGATTAAAGATTTTGAGCATGTGATTCCTTCCCTTGCCACCTTGTTTTTACTACTCGGTATGATACTGGAAAATAACCCCATAGCACTTACACATGTTAGGGATTACCTGCTAATCTTTGTGACTCCCATATTTTTTGGATTACCTTGTATTTTGTGGATTGTGGCCAAGCTCAAGGGGGATTACAAAAATGAAAAAACATAA
- a CDS encoding Ger(x)C family spore germination protein, whose amino-acid sequence MKKHNLIVKLIYLIPILLTLSGCWNQSQIEERAYVIAIGLDKAEASNRIKVTYLIANPEYGSQIQGGGTEEPPQEIISFVTDDITTSRNAANAVIAKEITYDLLRVMVVSEEFAQDKDFVRWMYDSTKDPEIRRDIHLVVSKENASEFFQKNKPRLETRPHKYFELALSRGIETGMLPNSELLQYFRITEADAELFLAMYGTTQNKDKDEQDNDNDHFTAGEFQFEGETNQTNFAGSAVFKEGKMIGKLSGDETRISVILNPTLDASDILTTYKDPFNKKYRIAVRVNKKSANKVEMDLKADKPSINVTIPLEIEVLSAHSMVDYERDINKREKLKKSIEKELTNKIEKFVARTQEEFKAEPFGWSFIARKQFLTIPAYKKFDWMKTYPDMKVNIDVQITFGQFGRQSELPKLDEIRD is encoded by the coding sequence ATGAAAAAACATAATCTTATTGTAAAGCTAATTTATCTCATCCCAATCTTGCTGACACTAAGTGGTTGCTGGAACCAAAGTCAAATTGAAGAAAGGGCCTATGTCATTGCAATAGGGCTGGATAAGGCCGAGGCCAGTAACAGAATAAAAGTTACCTATTTGATCGCTAACCCGGAATATGGTTCACAGATTCAAGGCGGCGGTACAGAAGAGCCCCCACAGGAAATCATATCATTTGTAACGGATGATATTACCACTTCGAGGAATGCTGCCAATGCTGTTATTGCTAAAGAAATAACTTACGATTTATTACGGGTAATGGTGGTATCTGAAGAATTTGCACAAGACAAAGATTTTGTTCGATGGATGTACGATTCAACCAAAGATCCGGAAATACGACGGGATATTCACCTTGTTGTATCTAAAGAAAATGCAAGTGAATTCTTTCAAAAAAATAAACCAAGACTGGAAACAAGGCCACATAAATATTTTGAATTGGCCCTGTCACGCGGGATTGAAACTGGTATGCTTCCAAATTCCGAACTTCTACAATATTTTAGAATTACAGAAGCAGATGCAGAACTATTTTTAGCTATGTATGGTACCACCCAAAATAAGGATAAAGATGAACAAGACAATGATAATGATCACTTTACTGCTGGGGAATTTCAATTCGAGGGAGAGACCAATCAAACCAATTTTGCGGGCTCTGCAGTTTTTAAAGAGGGAAAAATGATTGGTAAATTATCGGGAGACGAAACAAGGATTTCAGTCATTTTGAATCCCACATTAGATGCATCCGATATATTGACCACTTATAAAGATCCTTTTAATAAAAAATATCGAATTGCTGTAAGAGTAAACAAGAAGAGTGCCAATAAAGTTGAAATGGACCTAAAAGCTGATAAACCATCAATAAATGTCACGATTCCACTTGAAATAGAAGTATTATCTGCCCATAGTATGGTTGACTATGAGAGAGATATAAACAAACGTGAAAAATTAAAGAAATCGATTGAGAAAGAGTTAACAAATAAAATAGAGAAATTCGTTGCAAGGACGCAGGAAGAATTTAAAGCTGAGCCTTTTGGTTGGTCATTCATTGCCAGGAAACAGTTTCTTACAATACCAGCCTATAAGAAATTTGATTGGATGAAAACATATCCAGATATGAAAGTTAATATTGATGTGCAAATTACATTTGGACAGTTTGGCCGTCAAAGTGAATTACCAAAACTAGATGAAATCAGGGATTAA
- a CDS encoding DUF421 domain-containing protein, whose translation MFEQLDFFEMIFRATGAFVVLLIMTRIMGRKQLSQLTFFNYVTGIAIGSIAANIVSQSTIPFFNGLTSLIWWAILTIVVGYIGLKSPSARVTTNGQPIIVIKQGKILEDSIKEQRLTMDDLSMLLREQKVFSVQDVETAVLESNGKLSVMLKDEKQPVTKQDQNVFTVKPMYVPMELVVDGEVVEKNLKEAGISLDWLRNQLKSLKIKLDDVFYVELQKDGTLYIDKRSDDLPK comes from the coding sequence ATGTTTGAACAACTTGACTTTTTTGAAATGATTTTTCGTGCAACTGGTGCGTTTGTCGTGTTGCTGATTATGACACGAATAATGGGGCGAAAGCAATTAAGTCAACTGACATTTTTCAATTACGTAACAGGAATAGCAATAGGTTCAATTGCAGCTAATATTGTTAGTCAATCAACTATTCCTTTTTTTAACGGGCTTACCAGTTTGATTTGGTGGGCAATTTTAACGATTGTTGTCGGTTATATTGGACTTAAGTCCCCATCCGCAAGGGTTACGACAAATGGACAACCGATAATTGTCATTAAACAGGGGAAAATTCTAGAAGATTCAATAAAGGAACAACGGTTAACCATGGATGACTTAAGCATGCTATTACGTGAACAAAAAGTTTTCTCTGTACAGGATGTTGAAACCGCTGTGTTAGAATCAAATGGTAAACTTAGCGTTATGTTAAAGGATGAGAAACAACCTGTTACAAAACAGGACCAAAATGTTTTCACAGTTAAACCAATGTATGTCCCAATGGAACTTGTTGTTGACGGTGAGGTAGTTGAAAAGAATCTAAAAGAAGCTGGAATATCACTTGATTGGCTAAGAAATCAACTTAAATCTCTAAAAATAAAATTAGACGATGTTTTTTATGTAGAATTGCAAAAAGATGGAACGCTGTATATTGATAAACGCAGCGATGATTTACCGAAATAA